The following proteins are encoded in a genomic region of Spirosoma sp. SC4-14:
- a CDS encoding serine hydrolase domain-containing protein has protein sequence MKKLLVVLSLLSSICNAQTIDQKKALFVDKKYSAKIAIAQKLVDSLMREKSIPGLSVCVSTKDKILWAQGFGYADMENKVPVTLQSKFRIGSISKTLTALALGKLIEENAINLSDPVQKYVPYFPEKKYPVTIYQLASHTAGIRDYNYRNGEYVSDKNYGSVKDAISIFKDDTLLFQPGTKYSYSTYGYVLLSAVIEGAAHKDFLPYMHDSVFIPIGLQNTVPDFNDSIVAHRVSFYDESNGKIVNGYHVNNSNKWAGGGFISTPTDLVRMSQSLLKHQFISEQTLQKFWNNDTLQNGEKIAYGIGWKLDKDNMQRKFVYHGGSSIGGRSFLLVYPKEQLIIAITCNLSTNFDQRFILKLTDLFL, from the coding sequence ATGAAAAAATTATTAGTCGTTCTTAGTTTGCTAAGCAGTATTTGCAACGCACAGACAATAGATCAAAAAAAAGCGCTTTTTGTTGACAAAAAATATTCCGCTAAAATTGCAATAGCACAAAAACTGGTTGACTCTTTAATGAGGGAGAAAAGCATTCCCGGTTTGTCTGTTTGTGTTTCAACGAAAGACAAAATATTATGGGCGCAAGGTTTTGGCTATGCAGATATGGAAAACAAAGTACCCGTCACACTACAATCTAAGTTTCGCATTGGCAGTATTTCTAAAACCTTAACCGCTTTAGCATTGGGAAAACTGATTGAAGAAAATGCGATTAACCTTTCAGACCCGGTTCAAAAATATGTTCCCTATTTTCCAGAGAAAAAATATCCTGTTACAATCTACCAACTGGCTTCCCATACTGCAGGGATACGTGATTACAACTATAGAAACGGTGAGTATGTAAGCGATAAGAATTATGGTTCTGTAAAGGACGCCATTTCAATTTTTAAAGATGATACTCTATTGTTTCAGCCCGGTACAAAATATAGTTATTCCACTTATGGATATGTGCTATTAAGTGCTGTTATTGAAGGTGCTGCACACAAAGATTTTCTGCCGTACATGCATGACAGTGTCTTTATTCCCATAGGTTTGCAAAACACAGTTCCTGATTTTAACGACAGTATTGTTGCCCATAGAGTAAGTTTTTATGACGAATCAAACGGGAAGATTGTTAATGGCTATCATGTCAATAATTCAAACAAATGGGCAGGCGGTGGTTTTATCAGTACACCTACTGACCTTGTTCGTATGTCTCAAAGCCTGTTAAAGCATCAATTTATAAGTGAGCAAACTTTACAAAAATTTTGGAATAATGACACGCTGCAAAACGGTGAAAAGATAGCTTACGGAATTGGTTGGAAATTGGACAAGGATAATATGCAACGAAAATTTGTTTATCATGGTGGAAGCTCAATTGGTGGGCGTTCTTTTCTTTTAGTTTATCCTAAAGAGCAGCTGATCATTGCAATTACGTGTAACCTGAGCACCAACTTTGACCAGCGATTTATTTTAAAACTAACAGACTTATTTTTGTAA
- a CDS encoding ApaLI family restriction endonuclease: MDELIQNIKNLAEVYSANLKGKIEARTEEMKADDNSHYLVYRVLGISLEEGQLIDQYQNTGRFLYKYAGSFLEDAATLCLNFKFPDGIKTKVENTIGQRPKTFEIDFLNGNDAIEVKWRDATTDGDHITKEHTRVKVIREHGYKPIRVMFYYPQREQAIRIQETLKTLYAGVEGEYYGGDEAWEYLKAYSGVDLKNVLGNFIW, translated from the coding sequence ATGGACGAATTAATACAAAATATAAAGAATTTAGCTGAAGTTTATTCTGCAAACTTGAAAGGTAAAATTGAAGCCAGAACAGAAGAAATGAAAGCTGACGACAATTCTCATTACCTCGTTTATCGTGTTTTAGGTATTTCTTTAGAAGAAGGACAACTTATTGACCAATATCAAAACACAGGACGATTTCTTTACAAATATGCAGGTTCATTCCTTGAAGATGCTGCAACCTTATGTTTAAATTTTAAATTTCCTGATGGCATTAAGACCAAGGTAGAAAACACGATTGGACAACGACCTAAAACTTTTGAGATTGATTTTCTAAATGGAAATGATGCCATAGAAGTTAAGTGGAGAGATGCAACTACGGACGGAGACCACATAACAAAAGAACATACAAGAGTTAAAGTAATCAGAGAACACGGTTACAAGCCAATCAGAGTAATGTTCTATTATCCTCAAAGAGAACAAGCTATCAGAATTCAAGAAACCTTGAAAACACTTTATGCAGGTGTGGAAGGAGAATATTATGGCGGTGATGAAGCTTGGGAATACTTAAAAGCATATTCAGGAGTTGACCTTAAGAACGTGTTGGGGAATTTTATTTGGTGA
- a CDS encoding IS5 family transposase — translation MTKQWQPLTDPQWDAISPFFDLKRKRKHELRQIINVILWLLRTGCQWRNLPPQWPNWQAVYYYFNRWKQDGTFERINAALNQSDRKRVGKEAQPSVLCIDAQSVKLNPMICEHRGMDVNKRVNGRKREFVVDTDGRLWVVDVHAANEAEGPASISLIGTILWRVGERLEKVYGDQAYNGAFAQALTEWSIDFEKASRPESTQGFVPVAKRWVVERSIAWTNFFRRIVKDYEYTLSSSVSWLYLANIQIMLQRL, via the coding sequence ATGACCAAACAGTGGCAACCACTGACCGACCCTCAATGGGACGCAATTTCGCCTTTCTTTGACCTCAAACGCAAGCGAAAACATGAATTGCGCCAGATCATCAACGTTATTCTGTGGCTGCTGCGAACCGGTTGTCAATGGCGGAACCTGCCACCGCAATGGCCTAACTGGCAGGCGGTTTACTATTACTTTAACCGCTGGAAGCAGGACGGCACCTTCGAACGAATCAACGCAGCCTTGAATCAATCAGACCGAAAACGAGTGGGTAAGGAAGCTCAGCCATCTGTTCTATGCATTGATGCACAAAGTGTTAAGTTAAATCCCATGATCTGCGAACACCGGGGTATGGACGTCAATAAACGCGTCAACGGGCGAAAACGAGAGTTCGTCGTGGATACCGACGGCCGCTTGTGGGTGGTCGATGTGCATGCGGCAAATGAAGCAGAAGGACCGGCGTCAATTTCTCTGATTGGGACAATCCTTTGGCGAGTTGGGGAACGCCTGGAGAAGGTTTACGGCGATCAGGCTTACAATGGAGCTTTTGCCCAGGCATTAACCGAGTGGAGCATCGATTTCGAGAAGGCTTCGCGTCCCGAATCAACCCAAGGTTTTGTGCCTGTGGCCAAGCGATGGGTCGTTGAACGGAGCATTGCCTGGACGAATTTCTTCCGGCGCATCGTCAAAGATTACGAGTACACGCTATCTTCTTCGGTGAGTTGGCTGTATTTAGCAAACATTCAGATCATGCTACAACGCCTTTGA
- a CDS encoding site-specific DNA-methyltransferase, translating into METNKIYHGHCVEKLKEIEANKVDLIYFDPPFFTQRKHSLTNKDNSKTYEFDDKFNSIQEYLELVENVLLESKRVLKNTGSVFLHCDKTASHNIRVVMDKVFGRENFQSEIIWSYKRWSNAKKGLLNAHQVIFFYSKTQDFKFNTLYTDYSATTNLDQILQERERDKNGKSVYKKDENGNVILGKEKKGVPLSDVWEIPYLNPKAKERTGYPTQKPVLLLNQILNIVTDEGDLVVDPFCGSGTTCVSAKSLKRQFIGIDISKDAVELANSRLEEMVISESNLLNKGTNEYQEKTEKELAILQNINAFPVQRNSGIDGFLKDHFEGIPVPVKIQGEYETIEDAIEKLEKASYGKDYKMKILIQTRETGISRLFGFESDVTIMKSLELQTKDLLKKNNEGITSVLQNGGFSASMKV; encoded by the coding sequence ATGGAAACTAATAAAATCTATCACGGACATTGTGTTGAAAAACTCAAAGAAATTGAAGCCAACAAAGTTGACTTGATTTACTTTGACCCGCCTTTCTTTACTCAACGCAAACACAGTCTTACGAATAAAGACAATTCTAAAACATATGAATTTGACGACAAATTCAATTCTATTCAAGAGTATTTAGAACTTGTTGAAAATGTTTTACTAGAATCAAAAAGAGTATTAAAAAATACAGGAAGTGTTTTTCTTCATTGCGACAAAACAGCATCGCACAATATTAGAGTTGTGATGGACAAGGTTTTTGGACGTGAGAACTTTCAAAGTGAAATTATTTGGTCATACAAAAGATGGTCCAATGCGAAAAAAGGATTGTTAAATGCTCATCAAGTAATTTTTTTTTATTCTAAAACACAAGACTTTAAATTCAATACTCTTTATACAGATTATTCAGCCACAACAAATCTTGACCAAATATTACAAGAAAGAGAACGTGATAAAAACGGAAAATCTGTTTATAAAAAAGATGAAAACGGTAATGTGATTTTAGGTAAAGAGAAAAAAGGTGTTCCTCTTTCTGACGTTTGGGAAATTCCATACTTAAATCCAAAAGCAAAAGAAAGAACGGGATACCCAACTCAAAAACCAGTTTTATTACTCAATCAAATTTTAAATATCGTTACAGACGAAGGTGACTTGGTTGTTGATCCTTTTTGTGGCAGTGGAACAACTTGTGTTTCAGCAAAATCATTAAAGAGACAATTTATTGGAATTGACATTTCAAAGGATGCGGTTGAACTTGCAAATTCACGATTAGAAGAAATGGTAATTTCAGAATCTAATCTTTTAAACAAAGGAACAAACGAGTATCAAGAGAAAACTGAAAAAGAACTAGCCATTTTACAAAATATAAATGCTTTTCCTGTTCAAAGAAATAGTGGGATTGACGGATTTTTAAAAGACCATTTTGAAGGTATACCAGTTCCAGTAAAAATTCAAGGAGAATATGAAACAATTGAAGATGCAATTGAAAAACTAGAAAAGGCATCTTATGGTAAGGACTATAAAATGAAAATCCTAATCCAAACAAGAGAAACAGGAATAAGCCGACTTTTTGGTTTTGAATCGGACGTAACAATAATGAAATCACTTGAATTGCAGACGAAAGACCTGCTGAAAAAGAACAACGAAGGCATAACATCGGTTTTGCAAAATGGCGGGTTTAGTGCTTCTATGAAAGTTTAG
- a CDS encoding restriction endonuclease, with amino-acid sequence MSDTTLHEFDNDIITIGTPDLDKTLIKDIPKDSLIEVSDLADNGIYHSRFEGEFGWENEIFCAFVRHDWYRKYWDLPLGLPFHMDLMKRLAEFRASQNKDLTNIQFEDEGDWCHLNYEILIPAAAQTIGDALKYANEILDWIENTVQTAQEGAAGLINGVIEKYNETSLLHLPDLIEKVKTATDIDEMGKYLEELVARFFSEIKGFQIIERKRTKTEEIDIVIVNNAEQSFWKSESNLILVECKNWTKKPAGKNEYVAFREKLENRRGRAKLGFFISAKGFAKTFGLEDLRNSKADLLIVPLDLKQLIEIIEKQLNYSEELQKFYIQATTK; translated from the coding sequence ATGAGCGACACTACATTACACGAATTTGACAATGACATAATTACAATTGGCACACCTGACTTAGACAAGACATTAATAAAGGACATTCCAAAAGATAGTCTCATTGAAGTTTCAGACTTAGCAGATAATGGTATTTATCACAGTAGGTTTGAAGGTGAGTTTGGATGGGAAAATGAAATTTTTTGTGCTTTCGTTAGACACGATTGGTATAGAAAATATTGGGATTTGCCTTTGGGTTTACCATTTCATATGGACCTAATGAAACGCCTTGCAGAGTTTCGAGCAAGCCAAAACAAAGACTTAACAAACATTCAATTTGAGGACGAAGGAGATTGGTGTCATCTGAATTACGAAATCTTAATTCCTGCTGCTGCACAGACAATTGGTGATGCTTTGAAATATGCAAATGAAATTCTCGATTGGATTGAAAATACTGTACAAACTGCACAAGAAGGAGCTGCAGGGCTAATAAATGGCGTAATTGAAAAGTATAATGAAACATCGTTACTTCACCTTCCTGATTTGATTGAAAAAGTAAAAACCGCAACAGACATAGACGAAATGGGAAAATATCTTGAAGAATTAGTTGCAAGGTTTTTCTCTGAAATAAAAGGCTTTCAAATAATCGAAAGAAAGCGAACCAAAACTGAAGAAATTGACATTGTCATTGTTAACAACGCTGAACAAAGCTTTTGGAAATCTGAGAGCAATTTAATTTTGGTTGAGTGCAAAAACTGGACAAAGAAACCAGCAGGAAAAAATGAGTACGTTGCTTTTCGAGAAAAATTAGAAAACAGAAGAGGTAGAGCGAAGCTTGGCTTCTTTATATCAGCAAAGGGTTTTGCAAAAACGTTTGGACTTGAAGATTTACGAAACTCAAAAGCAGATTTATTGATTGTACCTCTTGACCTTAAACAGTTGATTGAAATTATAGAGAAGCAACTAAACTATTCTGAGGAATTGCAAAAATTTTATATTCAGGCGACAACGAAATAA
- a CDS encoding transposase: MTKQFSKLTDPQWDAISPFFDLKRKRKHDLRQMINIILWLLRTGCQWRNLPEEWPNWQAVYYYFDRWKQDGTFERINLALNQLDRKRVGKEAYPSVLSIDTQSVKLNPSVLDIEGVE, from the coding sequence ATGACCAAACAGTTCAGCAAACTGACCGACCCTCAATGGGACGCAATTTCGCCTTTCTTCGATCTTAAACGCAAGCGAAAACACGATTTACGCCAGATGATTAACATTATTTTATGGCTCCTGCGAACAGGTTGTCAATGGCGAAACCTGCCTGAAGAGTGGCCTAACTGGCAGGCTGTCTACTACTATTTTGACCGGTGGAAGCAAGATGGTACGTTTGAACGGATCAATTTAGCCTTGAACCAACTGGATCGTAAGAGGGTGGGGAAAGAAGCCTACCCCTCTGTTTTATCTATTGATACACAAAGCGTTAAGCTGAATCCCTCAGTGCTGGACATTGAGGGAGTAGAATAG
- a CDS encoding transposase, producing MDKAKDFGQDLSPTLLKNLIAIGCAILIKETVNLNKLKNHMGLLLGNQHTQTDSHYRRLTRFFDHPVAQRRLWKWLLVWILGYIKRWDGRSMSLYLTLDATSWQLGKQPIQLLVLSLVYRQVSLPLFWMDLARKGHSSQQQRKRLLQQAMKLYPVKGFCLLGDREYGGKAWLQFLTQSGLNFIIRLPKDSYKEAISAGGKAYSALLKRALRGRTVSQWFTLEGHRYQFVARSHQDGAQSADPLVLLISNLSWSKHVVVERYRIRWTTECLFKHLKSNGFHVEELGVQHWAKIRLLVVIIVVLYVICVAEGFRQYHRLRPKKKELGNFQPRESVFRKGYSGVVNQLSSIEHFLDWLMKQLSKPLKIPIRIFFFNVQH from the coding sequence TTGGACAAAGCTAAGGATTTTGGCCAGGATCTCTCACCGACTCTGCTGAAAAATCTCATCGCCATCGGCTGCGCCATCCTCATCAAGGAGACCGTCAACCTTAACAAGCTTAAGAACCACATGGGGCTACTACTAGGTAATCAGCACACCCAGACGGATTCGCACTATCGCCGACTTACCCGCTTCTTTGACCATCCAGTGGCCCAGCGGAGGCTGTGGAAGTGGCTGCTGGTGTGGATCTTAGGCTATATCAAACGCTGGGATGGCCGCTCCATGAGCCTTTACCTAACGTTGGATGCTACCAGTTGGCAGCTAGGTAAACAACCTATTCAGTTGTTGGTTTTGTCTCTGGTCTATCGGCAGGTGAGCCTGCCTTTATTCTGGATGGATTTGGCCAGGAAAGGTCATTCTTCTCAGCAGCAGCGCAAACGCTTGCTCCAGCAAGCCATGAAGCTCTACCCCGTGAAGGGCTTCTGCCTGTTAGGGGATCGTGAGTACGGGGGTAAAGCCTGGTTGCAGTTTCTAACCCAGAGTGGCCTCAACTTTATTATCCGTTTACCCAAAGATTCTTATAAAGAGGCTATTAGCGCCGGGGGCAAGGCCTACAGTGCTTTGCTCAAGCGAGCTTTAAGGGGCCGCACCGTCAGCCAGTGGTTTACCCTGGAGGGCCACCGCTACCAGTTTGTAGCTCGGTCTCATCAGGATGGCGCCCAAAGTGCGGACCCTTTGGTGCTCTTGATCAGTAATCTAAGCTGGTCCAAACACGTCGTTGTTGAGCGCTACCGCATCCGCTGGACCACGGAGTGTCTGTTCAAGCATTTGAAGAGCAATGGGTTCCATGTAGAAGAGCTGGGCGTTCAGCACTGGGCTAAAATTAGGCTGTTAGTGGTCATTATCGTCGTGTTATACGTGATCTGTGTCGCTGAAGGCTTTCGGCAGTATCATCGGCTTCGTCCGAAAAAGAAGGAATTGGGCAACTTTCAGCCACGGGAGTCGGTGTTCCGCAAGGGTTATTCAGGCGTGGTTAATCAGCTTAGCTCGATTGAACATTTCTTAGATTGGTTGATGAAGCAGTTAAGTAAGCCGCTGAAGATTCCTATCCGCATCTTTTTCTTCAATGTCCAGCACTGA
- a CDS encoding GNAT family N-acetyltransferase, giving the protein MNKEEILINPITNEQIPYDLLLLSDDTIEAINKNLDKGELFVAKINDEIIASFILKVIAVDSIEIKNIAVRENQQGKGIGTTLLSYITANATQRGFKKLLVGTCDRCDKEIEFYKKSGFKIVAIRENFFIDNYKSVLGN; this is encoded by the coding sequence ATGAATAAAGAAGAAATACTAATCAATCCAATAACTAACGAACAAATACCTTATGATTTATTACTTTTATCGGACGACACAATAGAAGCGATAAACAAAAACCTCGACAAAGGGGAATTATTTGTAGCAAAGATCAACGATGAAATTATTGCTTCCTTTATTTTAAAAGTTATAGCAGTCGATTCAATCGAAATCAAGAATATCGCCGTACGCGAAAATCAGCAAGGCAAGGGTATTGGAACAACTTTACTGAGCTATATCACTGCTAACGCTACTCAAAGAGGCTTCAAAAAACTACTTGTTGGCACGTGTGACCGTTGCGATAAAGAAATTGAGTTTTATAAAAAATCAGGCTTTAAAATCGTAGCTATTCGAGAAAACTTCTTCATAGATAATTATAAGAGCGTGTTGGGGAATTGA
- a CDS encoding IS5 family transposase: MTKQWQPLTDPQWDAISPFFDLKRKRKHELRQIINVILWLLRTGCQWRNLPPQWPNWQAVYYYFDRWKQDGTFERINAALNQSDRKRVGKEAQPSVLCIDAQSVKLNPMICEHRGMDVNKRVNGRKREFVVDTDGRLWVVDVHAANEAEGPASISLIGTILWRVGERLEKVYGDQAYNGAFAQALTEWSIDFEKASRPESTQGFVPVAKRWVVERSIAWTNFFRRIVKDYEYTLSSSVSWLYLANIQIMLQRL, encoded by the coding sequence ATGACCAAACAGTGGCAACCACTGACCGACCCTCAATGGGACGCAATTTCGCCTTTCTTTGACCTCAAACGCAAGCGAAAACATGAATTGCGCCAGATCATCAACGTTATTCTGTGGCTGCTGCGAACCGGTTGTCAATGGCGGAACCTGCCACCGCAATGGCCTAACTGGCAGGCGGTTTACTATTACTTTGACCGCTGGAAGCAGGACGGCACCTTCGAACGAATCAACGCAGCCTTGAATCAATCAGACCGAAAACGAGTGGGTAAGGAAGCTCAGCCATCTGTTCTATGCATTGATGCACAAAGTGTTAAGTTAAATCCCATGATCTGCGAACACCGGGGTATGGACGTCAATAAACGCGTCAACGGGCGAAAACGAGAGTTCGTCGTGGATACCGACGGCCGCTTGTGGGTGGTCGATGTGCATGCGGCAAATGAAGCAGAAGGACCGGCGTCAATTTCTCTGATTGGGACAATCCTTTGGCGAGTTGGGGAACGCCTGGAGAAGGTTTACGGCGATCAGGCTTACAATGGAGCTTTTGCCCAGGCATTAACCGAGTGGAGCATCGATTTCGAGAAGGCTTCGCGTCCCGAATCAACCCAAGGTTTTGTGCCTGTGGCCAAGCGATGGGTCGTTGAACGGAGCATTGCCTGGACGAATTTCTTCCGGCGCATCGTCAAAGATTACGAGTACACGCTATCTTCTTCGGTGAGTTGGCTGTATTTAGCAAACATTCAGATCATGCTACAACGCCTTTGA
- a CDS encoding dihydrofolate reductase family protein, whose translation MTTDAFKITIHMVSSLDGYIAKKDNSVSWFETSDRYEKGADAPDVEKFLKTIDCYVMGSRTYELALELSKSYGWAYGNVPTIVVSNRNLPVDRPTIETYSGNLHSLVEEQLKPRYKNVWVVGGAALVKDFIRLKLADEIRVTILPIILGDGLPFFDQIGQEQALHLEDATAYKNGLVELCYELKQ comes from the coding sequence ATGACGACCGACGCGTTTAAAATCACCATCCACATGGTCTCAAGTCTGGATGGGTACATCGCTAAAAAAGATAATAGCGTTTCGTGGTTTGAGACATCGGACAGGTATGAAAAGGGAGCCGATGCACCCGACGTCGAGAAGTTTCTGAAAACCATCGATTGCTATGTAATGGGTTCGCGGACCTACGAACTCGCGCTGGAGCTATCAAAATCATACGGCTGGGCGTATGGCAATGTGCCCACTATTGTTGTCTCCAACCGTAATTTACCCGTTGACAGGCCCACTATCGAAACCTATTCGGGCAATTTGCACAGCCTTGTCGAGGAACAGTTAAAACCCCGCTACAAAAATGTTTGGGTAGTTGGCGGTGCGGCACTCGTTAAAGACTTTATTCGGTTGAAACTGGCGGATGAAATACGAGTAACCATTCTGCCGATTATTCTGGGCGACGGACTGCCCTTTTTTGACCAGATTGGACAGGAACAGGCGCTACATCTGGAAGACGCCACAGCCTATAAAAATGGCCTGGTCGAACTTTGTTACGAACTAAAACAATAA
- a CDS encoding DUF1801 domain-containing protein produces the protein MAKAQAKTVETTQSVSDFVKTIADQQRQVDCFTLIDLMQAQSGFEPKLWGTAIIGFGSYHYKYDSGREGDAPLVSFSPRKAEFALYIANFDGKPELLQAFGKHKTAKACVYIKSVSDIDTDVLKKLVDGSIKHYQKK, from the coding sequence ATGGCAAAGGCTCAGGCAAAAACCGTTGAAACCACTCAAAGTGTTTCTGATTTTGTGAAAACAATTGCAGATCAGCAAAGACAGGTCGATTGTTTTACACTGATCGACCTTATGCAGGCGCAATCGGGTTTCGAACCCAAACTGTGGGGAACGGCCATTATTGGTTTTGGTAGTTATCACTATAAATATGACAGCGGTCGCGAAGGCGATGCCCCACTCGTTAGCTTTTCACCCCGAAAAGCTGAATTTGCGCTGTATATAGCCAATTTCGACGGGAAACCGGAGTTGCTTCAGGCATTCGGCAAACACAAAACGGCGAAGGCTTGTGTCTACATAAAATCGGTAAGTGATATTGATACCGACGTATTAAAGAAGTTGGTAGATGGGTCAATTAAGCACTATCAAAAGAAATAG
- a CDS encoding diacylglycerol kinase family protein — MASLSVALAIINPLSGTTTAEQKAVLHDAFLRRASALGYAPEIVMTTHAGHATELATAAVERGVNRILTIGGDGTINETAQALRRSATALGIVPIGSGNGLARHLGIPLNPLKAIERALTGRPVVIDSAQINEHPFFCTAGLGFEAYVAHAFAQEPVRGLPTYVRTAFRAFMGYKPPQFLIDGQTKELFSLTFANAGQFGNNAWMAPKANIADGRLEQCEIRPFPIQAAGMITWRLFNKTLDQSAYWRGRSITQATIQAEGPLQIHADGEPLTVPDGNVTVRIVPGSLLVLL; from the coding sequence GTGGCCTCTTTATCTGTTGCGCTGGCCATCATTAATCCATTGTCGGGCACTACTACGGCCGAGCAGAAAGCCGTTCTTCATGATGCCTTTCTCCGCCGTGCCAGCGCTCTGGGCTATGCCCCCGAAATTGTGATGACGACACATGCCGGCCATGCTACCGAACTGGCAACGGCAGCTGTAGAACGCGGAGTGAATCGTATACTGACCATTGGTGGTGATGGAACGATTAACGAAACGGCACAGGCCCTGCGCCGGTCGGCAACTGCGCTGGGTATAGTGCCAATTGGGTCGGGTAACGGACTGGCCCGGCACCTGGGCATCCCATTGAATCCGTTAAAAGCCATCGAGCGTGCGCTAACGGGGCGGCCTGTTGTAATCGATAGTGCCCAAATCAACGAACATCCTTTTTTCTGTACGGCTGGCCTGGGCTTTGAGGCCTACGTTGCCCATGCGTTTGCCCAGGAGCCCGTACGCGGCCTGCCGACCTATGTTCGCACCGCTTTTCGGGCCTTTATGGGGTATAAACCTCCGCAGTTTCTGATTGATGGACAAACGAAAGAACTCTTTTCGCTCACGTTTGCCAATGCTGGTCAGTTTGGGAACAATGCCTGGATGGCTCCTAAAGCCAACATTGCCGACGGACGGCTCGAACAGTGTGAAATTCGACCTTTTCCAATACAGGCTGCCGGTATGATAACCTGGCGATTGTTTAACAAAACCCTCGACCAATCGGCATACTGGCGCGGAAGATCCATTACGCAGGCAACCATTCAGGCCGAAGGTCCCTTGCAAATCCATGCCGATGGCGAACCGCTGACGGTGCCCGACGGAAACGTAACAGTCAGAATAGTACCCGGAAGCTTGTTAGTATTGTTATAG
- the fabG gene encoding 3-oxoacyl-ACP reductase FabG, with amino-acid sequence MRLQDKVAIITGAARGIGQGAAEVFCREGATVIIWDVLEEGEATAQSLTDRGYRASFMPVSTTDVPRIEAAARDVVDRYGRIDILINNAGITRDKTLLKMSYDDWQQVIDVNLSGVFNCTKVVAPYMVEQQYGRIICTSSINGVHGAFGQTNYAAAKAGIIGMVRTWAKELGPKGITANAVAPGYIRTPMTDAMPEEVRKQAVSSIPVRRMGEPSDIAYAYLFLASDEASFVNGHVLAVNGGQAL; translated from the coding sequence ATGAGATTGCAGGATAAAGTTGCCATCATTACCGGAGCCGCCAGAGGCATTGGCCAGGGAGCTGCCGAAGTATTTTGTCGGGAAGGCGCCACCGTTATTATCTGGGATGTGCTCGAAGAAGGCGAAGCCACCGCCCAATCACTAACAGATCGCGGCTATCGGGCTAGTTTTATGCCCGTTAGCACAACGGATGTGCCCCGCATCGAAGCAGCCGCCCGCGATGTTGTCGATCGCTACGGACGAATCGATATTCTGATTAATAATGCAGGCATCACCCGCGATAAAACGCTGCTCAAAATGTCGTATGATGATTGGCAACAGGTTATCGATGTCAACCTGTCGGGCGTGTTTAATTGCACGAAAGTAGTCGCTCCCTATATGGTCGAACAGCAATATGGTCGAATCATCTGCACATCATCGATCAATGGTGTGCATGGTGCGTTTGGGCAAACGAACTATGCCGCGGCAAAAGCGGGTATTATCGGCATGGTTCGAACGTGGGCTAAAGAACTAGGACCCAAAGGCATTACGGCCAATGCTGTAGCCCCCGGCTATATCCGTACACCCATGACCGATGCTATGCCCGAAGAAGTTCGGAAACAGGCCGTGTCGTCGATACCCGTTCGGCGGATGGGCGAACCCAGCGATATTGCTTATGCCTATTTATTTCTGGCTTCAGATGAGGCTTCGTTTGTTAACGGGCATGTGCTGGCCGTTAATGGCGGACAGGCGTTGTGA
- a CDS encoding nuclear transport factor 2 family protein has protein sequence MLKQQTEDWNAGHIDRFMNPYWESDSLTFISQAGITYGYAATLSSYKKRYPTKASMGSLKFDVLEMDFPAPNVAYVIGRWQLDRPKIGNRGGYFSLLWRKIRKRWVIVSDHTN, from the coding sequence ATGTTGAAACAACAGACCGAAGACTGGAATGCCGGGCATATCGACCGGTTCATGAATCCTTATTGGGAGTCTGATTCGCTCACGTTTATCAGTCAGGCCGGTATTACGTACGGATATGCGGCTACACTGTCCAGTTATAAAAAACGATACCCAACTAAAGCCTCAATGGGCTCACTCAAATTCGATGTACTGGAAATGGATTTTCCAGCTCCGAATGTGGCCTATGTCATTGGTCGCTGGCAACTGGACCGTCCAAAAATTGGTAATAGGGGCGGTTACTTTTCGCTACTATGGCGAAAAATCAGAAAACGATGGGTAATCGTCAGCGATCATACGAATTAG